One genomic window of Sphingobacterium oryzagri includes the following:
- a CDS encoding SusC/RagA family TonB-linked outer membrane protein, whose translation MTRYVLIFFLCCISLFGAHAQNRTITGTVISAENDKPLAGVTIGVSGTATSTQTDENGRYSIIVSAARGKIAFSNIGFIPQTIQLTQSTELNVRLTPESNYLEEAVVTGYGTQRRGDITGAIATVNPKAIENMPVQSFDRALQGQASGVQINASSGVPGASVQMRIRGTGSIAAGNEPLYIVDGVQINSNTSTSFVNSNPLAFLNTNDIESISVLKDAAASAIYGAQAANGVVLITTKKGKSGKGQINFNSYLGWTEPMPQVNMMNSQQYVQARKEAIWNRNPNRSEEENRNAWLDALVLPRTTTDAEIAALPTYNWQDEAFRSGKNQNYELSFSGGNERTKVFLSGSYNNQEGAVIGIDFKRATVLSNISHKPLDWLTVELNANLSTVTQNGAAGSSGSTGAFAAPQYAAPMMLPYIPIFNEDGSYNAPPSGLPGDMTHNSIFATSVNTIKSNTRALVGNTSFTAQILPGLTFKSFYGLDYRTIASENYRDPRTVDGFARNGLLELDNYENINFLTNQTFNYNTHIDEIHSLSALLGFEYRNDARDYRFMSGEGFPTFQFSTMQSAATPLNTTGSWTGFKTSGAFGQVNYDFDKRYFVSAVLRYDGSSRFGANNRYGLFPGISAAWAIDKENFMHDITWIDQLKLRASYGHTGNANIDNFAWRALYIGLDPYNAQPGIRPSGIANPDLRWERNITTNLGLDIGLFNGRISTQIEVFRRISHDLLLNRPLPYTSGYQSTSSNLGKLENKGLEITLNTTNIQVKDFSWTTNFNVSFIRNKVLSLYDGLEVLPGNQSVRVGYPLGSQFYGRYAGVNAATGKAMWYDADGNITYSLRNPLDYAIQGNSMSDSYGGFTNTLNYKGIELSAFFQYDLGRLLYNSQNTFWYRNGATSRNTLADIYERRWQEPGDITSVPRPIDTGAELGGMASGYSSSTRFLEDASYIRLKNISIGYSLPAALVSKIGARQLRVYAQGVNLITWTKWTGYDPEFSSTGTNAELGTTVQGSTQGMIPPLKSYTFGVQIGF comes from the coding sequence ATGACACGCTACGTACTAATCTTTTTTTTATGTTGCATATCCCTATTTGGGGCCCATGCACAAAACCGAACCATCACCGGAACCGTGATATCGGCTGAAAATGACAAACCTTTAGCTGGAGTAACCATTGGAGTATCCGGCACAGCCACCTCAACACAAACGGATGAAAATGGACGATACAGCATTATCGTTTCTGCTGCGCGAGGAAAAATAGCCTTCTCCAACATTGGCTTTATCCCGCAAACCATTCAACTTACGCAGAGCACGGAGCTCAACGTCCGGCTGACACCGGAATCAAATTACCTCGAAGAAGCCGTCGTTACCGGTTATGGTACGCAGCGACGAGGTGACATCACCGGCGCCATAGCGACCGTAAATCCGAAGGCCATTGAAAACATGCCGGTGCAATCTTTTGACAGAGCGCTGCAAGGACAAGCATCTGGCGTGCAGATAAACGCGAGCAGCGGCGTACCTGGCGCATCTGTACAGATGCGCATTCGTGGAACCGGATCTATTGCCGCAGGAAATGAGCCGCTATATATTGTAGATGGAGTACAAATCAACAGCAACACATCAACTTCATTTGTTAACAGCAATCCGCTTGCTTTTCTGAACACCAACGACATCGAATCGATCAGTGTGCTTAAAGACGCTGCTGCTTCGGCAATTTATGGTGCGCAGGCCGCTAATGGCGTGGTACTCATCACCACAAAAAAAGGCAAAAGTGGAAAAGGGCAAATTAACTTCAACAGTTATCTTGGCTGGACGGAGCCTATGCCACAGGTCAACATGATGAACTCCCAGCAGTATGTGCAAGCCCGCAAAGAAGCGATATGGAATCGCAACCCAAATCGCAGCGAAGAAGAGAACCGAAATGCCTGGCTAGATGCACTGGTGCTGCCGAGAACGACCACCGATGCCGAAATAGCGGCTTTACCCACTTACAATTGGCAAGATGAAGCCTTTAGATCGGGGAAAAACCAGAATTACGAATTGTCGTTCTCTGGAGGAAATGAGCGTACGAAAGTTTTCTTATCCGGCTCATACAACAATCAAGAGGGCGCTGTTATCGGGATCGACTTTAAGCGCGCTACGGTTCTTTCAAATATTAGTCACAAACCTTTGGATTGGCTGACCGTAGAGTTAAATGCAAACCTTTCCACGGTTACTCAAAATGGCGCAGCGGGTAGCTCGGGCTCTACAGGAGCTTTTGCCGCACCGCAATATGCGGCTCCCATGATGCTTCCCTACATCCCAATCTTCAATGAAGATGGAAGCTACAATGCGCCGCCTAGCGGTTTGCCCGGCGACATGACACACAACTCCATATTCGCAACCTCCGTCAATACGATCAAAAGTAACACGAGGGCGTTAGTAGGAAATACATCCTTTACGGCGCAAATCCTTCCTGGGTTAACGTTCAAATCTTTTTACGGGCTTGATTACCGAACCATTGCATCAGAAAATTATCGCGATCCGCGAACAGTAGACGGTTTTGCTAGAAATGGCCTTTTGGAACTCGATAATTACGAGAACATCAACTTCCTTACCAACCAAACGTTTAATTACAACACGCACATCGACGAAATTCACAGCCTCTCTGCCTTGTTAGGATTTGAATATCGAAATGATGCTCGCGACTACCGGTTTATGTCTGGAGAAGGTTTTCCAACATTCCAGTTTAGTACGATGCAATCTGCTGCAACGCCCTTAAATACAACCGGAAGCTGGACAGGATTTAAAACATCCGGTGCTTTCGGCCAGGTTAATTACGATTTCGATAAACGGTATTTTGTAAGCGCAGTATTACGTTACGATGGTTCTTCCAGATTTGGCGCCAATAACCGATACGGACTTTTCCCGGGTATCTCCGCAGCATGGGCGATTGATAAAGAAAACTTTATGCATGATATCACGTGGATCGACCAGTTAAAGTTACGTGCCAGCTACGGCCATACCGGAAACGCAAACATCGACAATTTTGCATGGCGAGCACTTTACATTGGTCTCGACCCCTATAATGCACAGCCGGGAATTAGACCTTCAGGTATAGCTAACCCCGATCTGCGCTGGGAACGTAACATAACGACAAACTTAGGTTTGGATATAGGGCTGTTCAATGGAAGAATAAGCACACAAATAGAGGTGTTTCGCCGAATTAGTCACGACTTACTTCTAAACAGGCCACTGCCCTACACAAGTGGCTATCAAAGCACAAGCAGCAATTTAGGCAAACTTGAAAATAAAGGTCTGGAGATAACGCTTAATACGACCAATATACAAGTCAAGGACTTTTCCTGGACAACCAACTTTAACGTCAGTTTCATCCGCAACAAGGTATTATCATTATACGACGGATTGGAAGTACTTCCCGGCAACCAGTCAGTAAGAGTAGGCTACCCGCTGGGTTCACAATTTTATGGACGCTATGCCGGCGTCAATGCGGCTACCGGAAAAGCCATGTGGTACGATGCCGACGGCAACATTACGTATTCGCTGAGAAACCCGCTTGATTATGCTATTCAGGGAAATAGCATGAGCGATAGTTACGGCGGCTTTACCAACACGCTTAATTACAAAGGAATTGAACTTTCCGCTTTCTTCCAGTACGATCTTGGTCGCCTGCTATACAACTCCCAAAATACATTCTGGTATAGAAACGGTGCGACCTCCAGAAACACCTTAGCAGACATATACGAACGTAGATGGCAAGAACCCGGAGATATTACTTCCGTTCCGAGACCAATAGATACGGGAGCTGAACTTGGCGGCATGGCTAGCGGATACAGTAGCAGCACTCGCTTTTTGGAAGACGCGTCTTATATCCGTCTTAAAAACATCAGCATTGGTTACAGCCTCCCGGCAGCATTAGTTTCAAAGATCGGAGCCAGACAACTTCGTGTATACGCACAGGGAGTCAACCTGATCACCTGGACAAAATGGACGGGTTACGATCCCGAATTTAGCAGTACTGGTACCAATGCAGAACTAGGCACCACCGTACAAGGCTCAACGCAGGGCATGATTCCACCACTAAAAAGCTATACTTTCGGCGTTCAAATCGGTTTTTAA
- a CDS encoding GNAT family N-acetyltransferase — MTLSDFSIIPATAAHTGYAEAICDEMFESAKARGTGIARRKPEYVARKMEDGKAVIALHKDGRWAGFCYIETWSHGDYVANSGLIVNPEFRKVGLAKAIKKRVFELSREKYPHAKIFGLTTGLAVMKINSDLGYEPVTYSELTQDEEFWKGCQSCVNYDILISKERKNCMCTAMLWDPVEKERELKEKIQRRAEAKERLDRIVKKQSLLKRIEAKLWRSSKKMLAAVFPVGTGAIKGI; from the coding sequence ATGACACTTTCAGATTTTTCAATTATTCCAGCTACCGCTGCGCATACGGGATATGCAGAAGCTATCTGTGACGAAATGTTTGAGTCCGCCAAAGCACGTGGAACCGGCATTGCACGTCGTAAACCCGAGTATGTAGCACGCAAAATGGAAGATGGTAAAGCGGTAATCGCTCTGCATAAAGACGGTCGTTGGGCAGGTTTTTGTTATATCGAAACCTGGAGCCACGGTGATTATGTGGCCAACTCTGGGCTTATTGTCAATCCTGAATTTCGAAAGGTAGGCCTTGCTAAAGCCATTAAGAAGCGCGTTTTCGAGTTGTCGAGAGAGAAATATCCACATGCCAAAATCTTTGGGCTGACGACAGGTTTGGCCGTCATGAAAATCAATTCTGATTTAGGCTACGAACCGGTGACTTATTCCGAGCTTACTCAGGACGAGGAATTTTGGAAAGGTTGCCAGTCTTGCGTTAATTATGATATTTTGATCAGCAAAGAGCGCAAAAACTGTATGTGCACGGCTATGCTTTGGGATCCGGTAGAAAAAGAGCGCGAGCTAAAGGAAAAGATTCAACGTCGGGCTGAGGCGAAGGAGCGATTAGATCGAATCGTGAAAAAGCAATCGTTGTTAAAGCGGATTGAGGCGAAATTATGGCGATCGTCTAAGAAAATGCTGGCAGCAGTATTCCCCGTGGGCACCGGGGCTATTAAAGGAATATAA
- the argG gene encoding argininosuccinate synthase, whose amino-acid sequence MKKVVLAFSGGLDTSFCCIYLSKDLGLEVHSVVVNTGGFSAEELAAIEKRAYDLGVKSHQAIDETADYYRDTIKYLIFGNVLKNATYPLSVSAERVCQASAIANYAKSIGAECVAHGSTGAGNDQVRFDMIFNTLIPGVEIITPIRDLKLSREDEIDYLAKHGVSINAEKAKYSINKGLWGTSVGGAETLTSNKYLPESAWPTQVTSSEPQTVTIDFVQGEPIALNGVEIGAVKVIQQLQELAQPYGIGRDIHVGDTIIGIKGRVGFEAAGPLILIKAHHTLEKHTLTKWQLSWKDQIAGFYGNYMHEGQMHDPVMRDIEAFLSSSQQAVSGRVIVELHPYRFVIIGIESDHDLMSNKFGSYGEMNEGYTGEDVKGFAKIFGNQTIIWHKVNEK is encoded by the coding sequence ATGAAAAAAGTAGTATTAGCGTTTAGCGGTGGTTTAGATACATCCTTTTGTTGTATTTACCTGTCGAAAGATTTAGGACTTGAGGTGCACTCTGTTGTGGTTAATACCGGTGGCTTTTCGGCAGAAGAGTTAGCTGCTATCGAAAAGCGTGCGTATGACTTGGGTGTAAAATCTCATCAGGCAATCGACGAGACGGCAGACTATTACCGCGATACGATCAAATACTTAATCTTTGGAAACGTATTAAAAAATGCGACTTATCCGCTATCGGTTTCTGCTGAGCGGGTTTGCCAGGCAAGCGCTATCGCCAACTATGCGAAAAGCATCGGCGCAGAATGTGTAGCGCACGGTTCTACTGGTGCAGGGAATGATCAAGTACGCTTCGACATGATCTTTAATACGCTGATTCCTGGTGTAGAGATTATTACACCGATTCGCGACCTGAAGCTTTCGCGCGAAGATGAAATCGATTACTTGGCAAAACACGGTGTTTCCATCAATGCGGAAAAGGCAAAATATTCGATAAACAAAGGTTTATGGGGAACGTCTGTCGGCGGTGCTGAGACATTAACCTCGAATAAATACCTTCCTGAATCGGCTTGGCCTACGCAGGTAACTTCATCTGAGCCGCAAACGGTAACGATTGATTTTGTGCAAGGCGAACCTATCGCCTTGAATGGCGTAGAAATTGGCGCGGTAAAAGTTATCCAGCAATTGCAAGAGCTTGCGCAACCTTATGGTATTGGTCGTGATATCCATGTGGGCGATACCATTATCGGAATTAAAGGTCGTGTGGGTTTTGAAGCGGCAGGACCGCTTATTTTGATCAAAGCACACCATACGCTTGAGAAGCATACGCTGACCAAATGGCAGTTGTCCTGGAAAGATCAGATAGCCGGTTTTTACGGCAATTATATGCATGAAGGACAAATGCACGACCCCGTTATGCGTGATATTGAAGCTTTCTTAAGCTCGTCACAGCAGGCCGTTAGTGGCCGCGTGATCGTCGAATTGCATCCTTACCGCTTTGTGATTATCGGAATAGAGTCTGACCACGATTTGATGTCTAACAAGTTTGGTAGCTACGGTGAAATGAATGAAGGCTATACAGGCGAAGATGTTAAGGGATTTGCCAAAATATTTGGTAACCAAACGATCATTTGGCATAAAGTGAACGAAAAATAA
- a CDS encoding GNAT family N-acetyltransferase, with protein sequence MIERIALDRLDDVVPLFDAYRQFYQQVSDLEAGRQFLQTRLAQNESVIYVAYQSGKAVGFTQLYPTYSSARMTKNWILNDLYVIDTYRRCGIGEQLIAEACAFAKADGASFVRLSTQVENKTAQKLYRKVGFQLEAADTAFLTFKKADL encoded by the coding sequence ATGATTGAAAGAATTGCTTTAGACAGGCTGGATGATGTCGTTCCTTTGTTTGACGCCTACCGCCAGTTTTACCAACAGGTTTCCGATTTGGAAGCGGGAAGGCAATTCTTGCAAACGCGTTTAGCACAAAACGAGTCTGTCATATATGTCGCTTACCAGTCGGGTAAAGCTGTGGGTTTTACGCAGCTTTACCCGACTTATTCTTCTGCGCGGATGACGAAAAACTGGATCTTAAACGATCTGTATGTTATCGATACCTATCGGCGATGCGGTATTGGCGAACAATTAATAGCTGAGGCATGCGCCTTTGCGAAAGCTGATGGCGCTTCGTTTGTCCGCCTATCTACGCAAGTAGAAAATAAAACGGCACAAAAGCTTTACAGAAAAGTCGGCTTTCAATTGGAAGCTGCTGATACGGCTTTTCTCACATTCAAAAAAGCTGATCTATAG
- the argC gene encoding N-acetyl-gamma-glutamyl-phosphate reductase has product MNKIKVGIVGSAGYTGGELLRVLIYHPDVEIVFANSASNAGNKIYAVHNDLFGDTELLFSTDFHSDIDVLFLCVGHGDARKFLDENPVASEVKIIDLSQDYRLKANTTYQAKQFVYGLPELNKEAIKKAQYIANPGCFATNIQLALLPLASKGLLPDAIHINATTGSTGAGQKPGATTHFSWRNNNLSAYKSFEHQHLQEISESLDQLQKGFLPTSEKSLLARAAEKIHFVPQRGDFTRGIFSAIYVESALSEAEAYELYEAYYGEHPFTWVSRANIDLKQVVNTNKSILHLEKHGNQLLILNATDNLLKGAAGQAVQNMNLMFGLDERTGLNLKSVGF; this is encoded by the coding sequence ATGAACAAAATAAAAGTAGGTATTGTTGGATCGGCAGGCTACACCGGCGGCGAATTGTTGCGGGTGCTGATCTATCACCCCGATGTAGAAATTGTGTTCGCCAACTCGGCATCTAATGCCGGGAACAAAATTTATGCGGTGCACAATGATCTTTTTGGCGATACAGAATTGCTGTTTTCGACTGATTTTCATTCGGATATCGATGTATTATTTCTATGCGTAGGGCATGGGGATGCGCGCAAATTTTTGGATGAAAACCCCGTAGCCAGCGAGGTGAAGATCATCGATCTCTCACAAGATTACCGACTGAAAGCCAATACTACCTATCAGGCTAAGCAATTTGTGTATGGTTTGCCGGAGCTTAATAAAGAAGCAATAAAAAAGGCACAGTATATTGCTAATCCAGGCTGCTTTGCAACCAATATTCAGCTGGCGTTACTGCCATTGGCAAGTAAGGGGTTGCTGCCTGATGCTATTCATATCAATGCGACGACGGGATCGACAGGAGCTGGTCAAAAACCAGGCGCAACTACACATTTTTCGTGGCGTAACAATAATCTTTCGGCCTATAAATCTTTTGAGCACCAACATTTACAGGAAATTTCTGAATCGTTGGATCAACTTCAAAAAGGTTTTCTACCGACTTCCGAAAAATCATTGTTGGCGCGAGCGGCAGAAAAAATACATTTTGTGCCACAGCGTGGCGATTTTACGCGTGGTATTTTTTCAGCGATTTACGTCGAATCAGCACTGAGCGAAGCCGAAGCTTATGAACTTTACGAAGCTTATTATGGGGAACATCCGTTTACCTGGGTAAGCCGTGCAAACATCGACCTAAAGCAAGTGGTCAATACGAACAAAAGTATACTGCATCTGGAAAAACATGGTAATCAGCTACTGATTCTTAATGCAACGGATAATTTGCTGAAAGGTGCTGCCGGGCAAGCCGTGCAAAATATGAACCTGATGTTTGGATTGGACGAGCGTACAGGCTTAAACTTAAAAAGCGTTGGCTTTTAA
- a CDS encoding IS1182 family transposase — MKVQFKALPSNSPVLFPENILDRIPLNHPVRLVNQVVDQLDIAHLISQYKGGGTTSFHPRMLLKVLFYAYLSNIYSCRKIERALQENIHFIWLSGNSTPDYRTINYFRAKRLKGQIQDLFASIVRMLHELEYVSLHVQYVDGTKIESAAGRYTFVWKKSIQKNKLKLEANIAAVLSSIDAQITEDQSSLGNQEISKAIDSAGLKERIKTINAKLRAGSKSTDKQLKKLEEDYLPRLEKYEQQLEILGDRNSYSKTDTDAVFMRMKEDHMKNGQLKPAYNTQISTEEQFITHYSIHQTTADTTTLPGHLESFESHYGKQSESIVADAGYGSEQNYELMERKGITAFVKYNYFHTEQKRKHRQDPFSVQNLYYNQQEDFYICPAGQKLSFIGHATRFSTNGYAAQVSCYQAQRCEGCPMRGQCHKAQGNRLIEVNHRLTQLRAKARELLLSEQGLYHRSKRPVEVEAVFGQMKSNNKFTRFSMKGLEKVAVEFGLMAIAHNLRKWARKWKNRALIGNPDGKSSLPAINIGLERVKSTIYRLAA, encoded by the coding sequence ATGAAAGTACAATTTAAAGCCCTTCCATCCAATAGTCCGGTCCTATTTCCTGAAAATATTTTGGATCGTATTCCATTAAACCATCCCGTTCGATTGGTTAATCAGGTTGTTGATCAACTGGATATCGCGCATCTGATCAGTCAATATAAAGGCGGAGGTACGACGAGTTTCCATCCCAGGATGCTTCTTAAAGTTTTATTCTACGCTTATCTAAGCAATATCTATTCATGTCGAAAGATCGAACGCGCCTTGCAGGAGAACATCCATTTCATTTGGCTTTCAGGAAACAGTACGCCTGATTATCGCACGATCAATTATTTTCGAGCTAAACGTCTTAAAGGTCAAATACAGGATCTATTTGCCAGCATCGTTCGGATGTTGCATGAACTGGAGTACGTCAGTTTGCACGTTCAGTATGTAGATGGCACCAAGATCGAATCGGCAGCGGGTCGCTACACATTTGTTTGGAAGAAATCTATCCAGAAGAACAAGTTAAAACTGGAAGCCAACATCGCTGCTGTACTTTCCTCGATTGACGCGCAGATAACCGAAGATCAATCTTCCTTAGGCAATCAAGAAATTAGTAAGGCAATCGATAGTGCAGGATTGAAGGAAAGAATCAAAACGATAAATGCCAAGCTCAGAGCGGGCAGTAAGTCTACCGATAAGCAGCTCAAGAAACTTGAAGAAGACTATTTACCGCGATTGGAAAAATATGAACAACAACTGGAAATACTAGGGGATCGCAATAGTTATAGTAAAACAGATACGGATGCTGTTTTTATGCGGATGAAAGAAGATCACATGAAAAACGGTCAGCTCAAACCGGCCTACAATACACAAATCAGTACCGAAGAGCAGTTCATCACCCACTACAGTATCCACCAAACGACCGCAGACACCACAACCTTACCGGGACATCTGGAAAGCTTTGAATCTCATTACGGAAAGCAAAGTGAATCAATTGTAGCGGATGCCGGATATGGTAGCGAGCAAAACTATGAGCTGATGGAAAGAAAAGGGATAACCGCTTTTGTCAAGTACAATTACTTTCATACGGAGCAAAAGCGTAAACACAGGCAGGATCCTTTTTCGGTGCAAAACTTGTATTACAACCAGCAGGAGGACTTTTATATATGTCCAGCAGGACAGAAGCTTAGCTTTATAGGCCATGCGACTCGATTCAGCACCAACGGATATGCTGCACAAGTGAGTTGCTATCAAGCTCAGCGATGTGAAGGTTGCCCGATGCGCGGACAGTGCCATAAAGCTCAAGGTAATCGTCTGATTGAAGTGAACCACCGACTTACCCAGCTCAGGGCTAAAGCTCGGGAATTGCTGTTGTCAGAACAAGGGCTCTATCATCGAAGTAAGCGACCCGTAGAAGTTGAAGCTGTATTTGGACAGATGAAAAGCAATAACAAGTTTACCCGGTTCAGTATGAAAGGATTGGAGAAAGTTGCCGTGGAGTTCGGTTTGATGGCCATTGCTCATAACCTAAGAAAATGGGCAAGAAAGTGGAAAAACAGGGCTTTGATTGGCAATCCTGATGGCAAAAGCTCCCTACCAGCGATAAATATAGGTCTGGAAAGGGTAAAAAGTACGATATATCGACTTGCAGCCTAA
- the hemL gene encoding glutamate-1-semialdehyde 2,1-aminomutase, with translation MTAQYQDISRAKSAELFEQAKNYFPGGVNSPVRAFKSVYGTPLFIERGDKAHIWDADGNEFIDFCCSWGPLILGHNNEGIREAVAGQLDKGLSFGAPTRLENELADLILSNNTYIEKIRFVSSGTEAVMSAIRLARGYTKRDKIVKFEGCYHGHSDSLLVKAGSGLVTFGETSSAGVPKAFADETIVIALNDKAALEEVFRSFPDQIAAVIIEGIPANNGLLLQEQAYINFLREITRDNGSLLIFDEVITGFRLGFQGAAHYYGIRPDIITYGKIIGGGMPVGAYGASKEIMGNISPDGAVYQAGTLSGNPIAMTAGIATLKQLASPGFYEKQEETTRQFVQTLRAFIAENQYDVQIFTVGSIFWFAFTTQTSITRADEIDPQSMEKYKIMHRALLNQGIYFGPSGYEVGFISSAHTEEDLDITIQAIKNALSIVFE, from the coding sequence ATGACAGCACAATACCAAGATATATCGCGCGCAAAATCTGCCGAACTATTTGAACAAGCAAAAAACTATTTTCCTGGCGGTGTAAATTCGCCCGTACGCGCATTTAAATCGGTGTATGGCACACCGTTATTTATCGAGCGTGGCGATAAAGCACACATTTGGGACGCCGATGGCAACGAATTTATTGATTTTTGCTGCTCTTGGGGGCCACTTATCTTAGGTCACAACAACGAGGGCATCAGAGAAGCTGTAGCTGGCCAACTGGATAAAGGATTAAGTTTTGGCGCACCTACACGATTGGAAAATGAGCTTGCAGATCTCATCTTGAGTAACAATACGTATATCGAAAAAATCCGTTTTGTGAGTTCCGGAACGGAAGCCGTCATGTCGGCAATACGCCTGGCAAGAGGGTACACTAAACGCGATAAGATCGTCAAATTTGAAGGATGCTACCACGGTCATTCCGACTCTTTGCTCGTCAAAGCAGGTTCTGGCTTGGTTACCTTTGGCGAAACCTCTTCAGCTGGTGTTCCTAAAGCCTTTGCCGACGAAACGATTGTTATCGCGCTAAATGATAAAGCGGCATTGGAAGAAGTCTTCCGCAGTTTTCCTGATCAGATTGCAGCCGTCATCATCGAAGGCATTCCGGCAAACAACGGTTTGCTGCTGCAGGAACAAGCCTATATCAATTTTTTACGTGAGATTACAAGAGATAACGGATCGCTGCTGATCTTCGATGAAGTGATTACTGGTTTTCGCTTAGGTTTTCAGGGCGCGGCACACTACTATGGCATCCGGCCAGACATCATCACCTACGGAAAGATTATCGGCGGCGGTATGCCGGTTGGCGCGTATGGTGCCTCTAAAGAAATTATGGGAAATATATCGCCCGATGGCGCCGTTTACCAGGCAGGCACACTCTCTGGAAATCCAATCGCGATGACCGCTGGCATTGCCACGTTAAAACAACTCGCAAGTCCTGGATTTTACGAAAAGCAGGAAGAAACGACACGTCAATTTGTGCAGACCTTGCGCGCATTTATTGCAGAAAACCAATATGACGTGCAAATTTTTACAGTAGGATCGATCTTTTGGTTTGCATTTACCACACAGACGAGTATTACACGTGCGGACGAGATCGACCCACAATCGATGGAAAAATATAAGATTATGCACCGCGCTTTACTTAATCAAGGTATATATTTCGGTCCGTCGGGATACGAAGTAGGCTTTATATCCAGCGCGCACACCGAAGAAGATTTGGATATAACCATCCAGGCGATCAAAAATGCGCTAAGCATCGTTTTTGAGTAA
- the hemB gene encoding porphobilinogen synthase: protein MLQRPRRNRKSAVIRDMIQENHLSASNLIFPLFIVDGKQQKTAVSSMPGIFRYSIDNLLREVESCLKLGLKAFDLFPNIEDSLKDKYATVSYQKGNLYLRAIEEVKKNFPEACVVTDVAMDPYSSDGHDGIVENGEIQNDETLEVLGKMALAHAEAGADIIAPSDMMDGRIGYIRELLDAHGFKQVSLMSYTAKYASAFYGPFRDALNSAPKAGDKKSYQMNPANAREALIEAQLDMEEGADFLMVKPGLPYLDIVKLLHDNFDLPIAVYNVSGEYAMLKAAIQNGWLNEERAIMETLLSFKRAGATSILTYHAKEVLEKGWLKAY, encoded by the coding sequence ATGTTACAACGCCCAAGAAGAAACAGAAAATCAGCGGTAATCCGAGATATGATTCAGGAAAATCATCTATCGGCGTCCAACCTCATATTTCCGTTATTTATCGTCGACGGAAAGCAACAGAAAACAGCCGTGTCTTCTATGCCGGGAATTTTTCGGTATTCTATAGATAACCTCTTGCGTGAAGTGGAAAGCTGCCTAAAGTTGGGATTGAAAGCGTTTGATCTCTTTCCTAATATCGAAGATTCCCTGAAAGACAAATATGCCACAGTAAGTTATCAAAAAGGCAACTTGTATTTGCGCGCGATAGAAGAAGTGAAGAAGAATTTCCCGGAAGCTTGTGTAGTAACCGATGTTGCGATGGATCCCTACAGTTCAGACGGGCACGATGGCATCGTTGAAAATGGCGAAATCCAAAACGATGAAACGCTTGAAGTATTGGGCAAAATGGCCTTAGCACATGCCGAAGCTGGCGCAGATATTATCGCGCCGTCCGACATGATGGATGGCCGAATTGGCTATATTCGCGAATTGTTGGATGCCCACGGTTTTAAACAAGTTTCGTTGATGTCGTATACGGCAAAATATGCTTCGGCATTTTATGGTCCATTCCGCGACGCCCTAAATTCAGCGCCCAAAGCAGGCGACAAAAAAAGTTACCAAATGAATCCGGCAAACGCACGTGAGGCATTGATTGAAGCGCAACTGGATATGGAAGAAGGAGCAGATTTTCTGATGGTAAAACCTGGCTTGCCGTACCTCGACATCGTCAAACTATTGCATGACAATTTTGATCTTCCGATCGCGGTTTATAATGTATCTGGTGAATATGCTATGCTGAAGGCTGCCATTCAAAACGGCTGGCTAAACGAAGAGCGTGCCATCATGGAAACGCTACTCAGCTTCAAGCGTGCTGGTGCGACTTCCATCTTAACCTACCATGCGAAAGAGGTTTTGGAAAAAGGCTGGCTAAAAGCATACTAA